Within Novipirellula artificiosorum, the genomic segment AAGTCTTTTTCAATCAATAACTTAAGAACTGCACGAACTCAACGGGGCGAGGGCAGCTCGGTTCGATTTGAATGGACACAGACCAAGTGCAAAAAAAAGCCCAAGCACAAAAAAAATGACCTGCCATCCCAAAACGGTGGCAGGTCAAATTTTGAGTAGGCCCAACAACGTTTGGATTAACGTTTGCTGAACTGGACGCCTCGACGGGCACCGCGTAGACCTGGCTTCTTACGCTCTTTCATTCGCGAATCTCGCGTCAAGTAGCTGCCTTCACGAAGCGGCTCATGGAGCGTTTCGTCATAGCTGACCAAAGCCCGTGCAAGGCCCATACGAACCGCACCACTTTGCCCGGTCATGCCACCACCACCGACTCGCACCAAAACGTCGACTTGGTCGGCCAGTGAAACGGCGTCAAGCGTCGCGATGATGCTCGCTTGGTCTTGAGCATTCACAAAGTACTCGTTCAACGGCTTTGAATTGATGGTCACGTTGCCGCTTCCGGCACGCACGCGTACTCGAGCAACGCTACTCTTACGACGCCCGGTGCCGAGCGCATCTCCGTTGATTTTGTCCTTCTTTACAGCGACCATAGATTCAAAATGGGGGTGGAGGTGTTTTGTGGAATGGTTTCGTGGTTCTGCGGAACTTAGAACTTAGGCGTTGGCGGCGTTGGCCTTCTTGCCCACTCGCTTCATCTCAACCGGCTGTTGAGCCGAATGAGGGTGCTCGGGACCCGCGTAGATTTTCAGTTTGGACAACATTTGGGTCGCCAATTTGTTCTTGGGCAACATGCGGCGGACGGCATGGTAGATCAGATCTTCGGGCTTGCGTTCTTGACGGTCCGCATAGCTTTCCAAGCGGAGCCCGGGGTGGCCGGTGTACCACGTGTAGTGGCGTGCTTCCATTTTTCGCCCGGTCATCGCCACTTTGTCGGCGTTGATGACGACAACGAAGTCACCACAATCGACGTGCGGCGTGTATTCAGGACGGTGTTTTCCCATCAAATACACGGCGATGTCACTCGCCAATCGGCCGAGCACTTCGTCATTTGCATCGACGAGATGCCACTTTTTTGCCACTTGGTCGGGCTTGGCCATGAATGTTCGTTGAGCGACCACGAGCTTGTCTTTTTCAGTATCGGGAACAAATGGATGATTGTTTTTCGGGATTCGCCGCGCAATGCTGACGCGAGCGAATCGAGGAATTTATAGCCCGGAGCGGTTAGGGGCAAGGCCTTTTGGGGTGAAATGGTCGCGATTTGTCCTCATTTTGCCACCGCTTCGAGGCCTAGCGCGTTGTCCCGATTAAAAATGAGGGTGAGACCGGACGGCTCGCGCCGTTCCGCTACAAGTTTTAGCGGCAGGGGCGCAAGCCCTCCGGTCCCTCGAACCCTAAAATGAAAGA encodes:
- the rpsI gene encoding 30S ribosomal protein S9, with protein sequence MVAVKKDKINGDALGTGRRKSSVARVRVRAGSGNVTINSKPLNEYFVNAQDQASIIATLDAVSLADQVDVLVRVGGGGMTGQSGAVRMGLARALVSYDETLHEPLREGSYLTRDSRMKERKKPGLRGARRGVQFSKR
- the rplM gene encoding 50S ribosomal protein L13, producing the protein MAKPDQVAKKWHLVDANDEVLGRLASDIAVYLMGKHRPEYTPHVDCGDFVVVINADKVAMTGRKMEARHYTWYTGHPGLRLESYADRQERKPEDLIYHAVRRMLPKNKLATQMLSKLKIYAGPEHPHSAQQPVEMKRVGKKANAANA